The nucleotide window TATTCAAAAAATATTGAATTATACAATTGATCTACAATGTGCATTCGAACATGCTATCACTACACAGTACCGAACGTCTTATGCGCGTATAAAATATATCagacatataaaatgaaaaagtactTCACTTTTTATCTGATATATTTCAGATATATATATCAGATATATAGAATGAAAAAGTACTTTATTTTTTATCTGATATATTTCTCTGTGACTATCACAAAATACAATATCAACATCTAGCATCCATATTGGGTGAAACTGAAATTGTAAGAATGGGAAAAACCTAAGTTTCATTTTTGGGGAGTTAGGGGTTGGCCGAGTTCCCCGAGGTGGACTCAATGTTAGAGCTGCATGTATAGTGTGAGGTGGTAATCTCCATCTTGGTATTGCATAGTTTGAATGCACTCCCACAGGTGTGCATGGTCCTGGAGTACAAAGGGGATTCTTTTCCACTTGAAGAGCGCTGACAACCAAAGCTGCTCTGTTATGGTATCTGAAAGACATCAGCTACCACCTTAACACTAGATCTAATATAGTTCTATTCAAACTTATTGATAAAGGAAATAATATTTAACCAGTATAAGAATATAACAGAATATGCAATAAAGCTGTTTTGTGTGATTTCATAATATGATCTGTAGTTAAGAGTGTAAGAATTGTGATGAATAAAAGTTATAGAAAAGATTAATGAATAGGTTCAATTACATTgtgatatttatttttttaaacttACTTTTTTAGAAGAAGTCGAATGTGGGTGTCAGACACTGTTGggaacatggcattgattttagcAACTTGCAACTCGGTATCTGAATTTTGTGTCAAACTTGTCTCCATGTTCTTTATTGGTGTTGGCGATCCTAACGTCATGTCTCCAAGTCTATTTGTCATTGCACTAACTGATTTCAACGATAACGGAGTTTTTAGCTCCTACATAAATTGCATTTTTTAGTCAGCACTGATTTTcttatcaattaattatttaatattaataaatgtatTTACATTTCTAATTCCAATATTATACTAATGAACAATGATTTTATTCTAGCACATAATTATCTACCAAAATGAGTAATACGTTTTCAATTTAGTTACCTACCTGTAGACTAGGAGGTAAAAATGCAAGTTGTGGATTAAGATAGGGAGACGGTGTTGGATAGATTTGCGGAGCTCTGTGAGCTCCTGCATAACCTATGTGTCCACCACCTCCATTTCCTCCAGTCTATTATTTtgtatcatattttatattttatccaAATGCAGCATGTGCATATGATAAAAACACATATATTGGGAGTGCAATTACAAAGATTTTAAATCTGTGCTTGTGTGCATGATTTATAAATATCCAAATGTTACTTATACATAAAAATGAATGTGTACATTTAAAGATAATTTTGTACAACAAATTTCATCACAGCAGGAATTTTTTACTGACCTGCATAGGTATATCTTGGGAAGTTACAGTCGTAGCAGAACTCAGTGCCATTGAATTTTGTGATTGTATGTACTGAGAATACTGCCAATATCTTACTCTTGGATCTTCCCATGTTGTCGTTCGATTAAAATGATTTATAAAATATCTGAAAAATGTTCGATCGAATTGACGTTTGAAATCATCGACTGTCATTAAAATTTTTTCCTTTATCGCGTTATATGTTatttttcgatataaagttttgtataatgatttttatataattattatttacaaaTGCATGAATAGATAAATGTTtgaacaattttcaattttgtttatcaatatatataaataatttcatatatatcgttAAAGTAAACGACAAAGCAAGGTAAGACATCGTTGCATAACATAAGTTGTTACAATAATGTTTTTCATTGCTAGGATTCTTTTATTATCAATTCAACTAATGAAATAAAAGTAGTTTTACGAAAATTTACATACGGACGTCCACTTCTGATATCATATCTACATTCCCAACCGGGTGGCAATTGACTCCTGTCAGATTCTTCAGCCATCTTTGCGTATTTTGATAACTCGCAATACAACTGATGCCACTGTGGCGTATTTACTAACTGTGATCAAATTTAATTATGCTTGCTTCATATTCTGTGATGTATTGCCTTATTTTAATAATGATTTCTTTTTACTATTTAATATAGTCAAAAAATATGTCCATCAATTATTGTTATCTAAAACATGTAAAacttatttttcaaataatcaATATATGTATGATTTTTATATATCTTTATTAAATTCAAAAgtcttttgtttattttttaaatttaaatctacatttttaatattatcataaaAGTAATATTTAATCATACCATTTTGTTATTGTAAGGGTAATAAATTAAGTCACAAGTAAGgtgttttaataaaatatatattttaataaaagtatttttatacacatttaaataataatttgttatgTTTCTGTCATATGATTGCACAGACTTCACATTTTTGAATCTTAATAAGTTTATACATTTAATACTTTAAATATCTTGACTAccaaaataaataatcatttccaAATTATTATGTTTACACTTGTTACATTGAAGATACCTATTCAGTTTTCTCAGATTGCTCTCTATGATGTGTAAGTGTTTGATACATTTGGTGTACCATTCCCATAGTTAAACATGCTAAAGCCGTGCCTTGAGCTGCCACTCTAAGTTGTACAATAAACAATGCTGCTggtattgttcttgttctccatttATAAATACCTATTCCAGCTACAGTTGTAAACCCAAGTAACCct belongs to Megalopta genalis isolate 19385.01 chromosome 1, iyMegGena1_principal, whole genome shotgun sequence and includes:
- the LOC117228875 gene encoding HIG1 domain family member 1A, mitochondrial isoform X2, translating into MSNPWLRAKEIDIPEEALRQTLEHEDNTSFSDKLYGTVKRQPFLIAGLLGFTTVAGIGIYKWRTRTIPAALFIVQLRVAAQGTALACLTMGMVHQMYQTLTHHREQSEKTE
- the LOC117228875 gene encoding HIG1 domain family member 1A, mitochondrial isoform X1, whose protein sequence is MKYTCDAINIETMSNPWLRAKEIDIPEEALRQTLEHEDNTSFSDKLYGTVKRQPFLIAGLLGFTTVAGIGIYKWRTRTIPAALFIVQLRVAAQGTALACLTMGMVHQMYQTLTHHREQSEKTE